A portion of the Francisella uliginis genome contains these proteins:
- a CDS encoding thiopurine S-methyltransferase (catalyzes the S-adenosylmethionine-dependent transmethylation of thiopurine compounds; may be involved in selenium cycling by forming dimethylselenide and/or dimethyldiselenide): MNKVQTNNNQYWLNRWQNNDIENFSQESQNEFLVKHFSKLKTTSSSTCLMPMCGSSIDILFFLSKGIKVVGVELSEKAVISFFTENRIKYEVIEENGYKYYKGEDVIIYVSDIFNLPGIVKSIPTFDIWYDRGAYIALPKDLRTKYAKMMLEVCSDKTQILLLVMEHDKDPEIQTPPFSASESELIDNFSPNIKFKLIDSELRDNIPDYRKAEGMTFQYYKTYIRK; encoded by the coding sequence ATGAACAAAGTTCAAACTAACAATAATCAATATTGGTTAAATAGATGGCAAAACAATGATATCGAAAACTTCTCCCAAGAATCTCAAAATGAGTTTCTCGTTAAACATTTCTCTAAATTAAAAACAACTAGCTCATCAACTTGTTTGATGCCAATGTGTGGAAGTAGTATTGATATATTATTTTTCCTATCAAAAGGGATAAAAGTAGTAGGAGTTGAGCTATCGGAAAAAGCTGTTATCTCATTTTTTACAGAAAATCGCATCAAATATGAAGTTATCGAAGAAAATGGCTATAAATATTATAAAGGTGAAGATGTTATAATATATGTATCAGATATTTTCAATTTACCTGGAATAGTTAAAAGCATACCTACTTTTGATATTTGGTATGATAGAGGTGCCTATATTGCTTTACCTAAAGATCTAAGAACAAAATATGCAAAGATGATGCTAGAGGTTTGTTCTGACAAAACACAAATATTACTGCTAGTAATGGAACATGATAAGGATCCTGAGATTCAAACTCCTCCTTTTAGTGCCTCTGAATCTGAATTAATAGATAACTTCTCGCCTAATATTAAATTTAAACTAATTGATAGTGAACTAAGAGATAATATTCCAGATTATAGAAAAGCTGAGGGAATGACTTTTCAATATTATAAAACTTATATAAGAAAATAA
- a CDS encoding dihydroorotase: protein MQNQSLLIKNATVVNEGETFKSDVLVENGKIAQIAANIDKVADKIIDARGLHLLPGMIDDQVHFREPGLMHKGDIESESRAAVMGGITSYMEMPNVNPATTVVERLDEKKERAAARSHANYAFYLGATNDNVEELKRLKPNDACAIKIFMGASTGNMLVNNPETLEGFFKDSPLLIVTHCEDTPMITELENKAREKYGEDVPMDLHPEIRSREACFKSSELAVGLAKKYNSRLHVLHLTTAEEMVHFDNTIPLEEKRITAEVCAHHLFFSRKDYADKGARIKCNPAVKEESDRLKLLECVANDTIDVIATDHAPHTWEEKQGTYFKAPAGLPLVEQALISVLEHYHKGFLTLEQVVQKTAHAPAIVYKVKDRGFIREGYHADLVLVDLNDPHTVTDECCHYKCGWTPFNNVTFQSKVQTTIINGVVKYHKGKVVSDQRGQCLEFNHEF, encoded by the coding sequence ATGCAAAATCAAAGCTTACTTATCAAAAATGCTACAGTCGTAAATGAAGGAGAAACATTTAAGTCTGATGTCTTGGTTGAGAATGGCAAGATAGCTCAAATTGCTGCAAATATAGATAAAGTAGCAGATAAAATTATCGATGCTAGAGGTCTTCATCTATTACCAGGAATGATAGATGATCAAGTACATTTTAGAGAGCCAGGTTTGATGCACAAAGGTGATATTGAGTCAGAATCTCGCGCTGCTGTAATGGGTGGTATCACATCATATATGGAGATGCCAAATGTAAATCCAGCTACTACAGTAGTTGAGCGTCTAGATGAGAAAAAAGAGCGTGCTGCAGCTAGATCTCATGCAAACTATGCTTTCTATCTAGGTGCGACAAATGATAATGTCGAGGAGTTAAAACGCCTAAAGCCAAATGATGCTTGTGCTATCAAAATCTTTATGGGCGCTTCAACTGGTAATATGCTAGTTAACAATCCTGAGACTTTAGAAGGTTTCTTCAAAGATAGTCCACTACTTATCGTGACGCACTGTGAAGATACGCCAATGATTACAGAACTTGAGAATAAAGCACGTGAGAAATATGGTGAAGATGTGCCAATGGATTTACATCCAGAGATTCGCTCACGTGAGGCATGTTTTAAATCGTCTGAGCTTGCGGTAGGTTTAGCAAAAAAATATAACTCAAGATTGCATGTATTACATCTAACTACAGCAGAAGAGATGGTACATTTTGATAATACTATTCCTCTTGAAGAAAAGCGTATCACAGCAGAGGTTTGTGCTCATCATTTATTCTTCTCACGTAAAGATTATGCTGATAAAGGCGCGCGTATTAAGTGTAATCCAGCAGTTAAAGAAGAGAGTGACCGTTTGAAGCTTCTAGAATGTGTAGCCAATGATACTATTGATGTGATCGCAACAGACCACGCACCACATACTTGGGAAGAAAAACAAGGTACTTACTTCAAAGCACCAGCTGGTTTACCACTTGTTGAGCAGGCTCTTATCTCAGTTCTAGAGCATTATCACAAAGGTTTCTTAACTTTAGAGCAAGTAGTGCAAAAGACAGCTCATGCTCCAGCTATAGTTTATAAAGTAAAAGATCGTGGTTTTATCCGTGAAGGATATCATGCTGACTTAGTGCTTGTAGATCTTAATGATCCGCATACTGTGACAGATGAATGTTGTCATTATAAGTGTGGTTGGACTCCGTTTAACAATGTTACTTTCCAATCAAAGGTTCAGACAACTATTATTAATGGTGTAGTGAAGTATCATAAAGGTAAAGTTGTAAGTGATCAAAGAGGGCAGTGCTTAGAATTTAATCATGAGTTTTAA
- a CDS encoding MltR family transcriptional regulator gives MKKMPTQKKIDYLEQILIEVSSLIDITDESGLEKLRLKEFIDFRKSLIQESDRGCVLMAAAFIEDKLEKLLESYFIENEKVCKQLLKANGALATFSSKIDLTFLLGLIPKNIFNDLHILRKIRNEFAHTASEISFKNPSIKDRTKALSTLSRKLLRDDTRAYFMRSMTTILTAINMKMESFERCSTPKSFNIDIFDKGLSIVEDELSKHQFLSETNHIKTHD, from the coding sequence ATGAAAAAAATGCCAACTCAAAAGAAAATAGATTATTTAGAACAAATATTAATAGAAGTTTCAAGTTTAATTGATATAACCGATGAATCAGGTCTTGAAAAGTTAAGATTAAAAGAGTTCATCGATTTCAGAAAGTCTTTAATACAAGAATCTGATAGAGGATGTGTTCTAATGGCAGCTGCTTTTATTGAAGATAAATTGGAAAAACTACTTGAGTCATACTTCATAGAAAATGAAAAAGTTTGCAAACAATTACTAAAAGCTAATGGTGCCTTAGCAACCTTCTCAAGTAAAATTGATTTAACATTTTTACTAGGCTTAATTCCAAAAAATATCTTTAATGACTTACATATATTAAGAAAAATACGAAATGAGTTTGCGCATACTGCTTCAGAAATTTCTTTTAAAAATCCATCGATAAAAGATAGAACGAAAGCCCTATCAACATTGAGTAGAAAATTATTAAGAGATGATACTAGAGCATATTTCATGCGTTCTATGACAACTATTTTAACTGCTATAAATATGAAAATGGAAAGTTTCGAGAGATGTTCTACTCCAAAAAGTTTTAATATAGATATATTTGATAAAGGTTTAAGTATTGTTGAAGATGAATTGTCAAAGCATCAATTTTTATCTGAGACAAATCATATTAAAACTCATGATTAA
- a CDS encoding MliC family protein: MQGSNFKKFIVVLFAFLCFFAPLEAITKQEDNPLKVTLDNKLIFTNGSQNIIIKIYSLSDKSLNFVKFTYKGKNYTLPQVVSADGARFSDGRDLSVWLVGRKLNVINNIVGDKNNQTYHLKES; encoded by the coding sequence ATGCAAGGTAGTAATTTTAAGAAATTCATTGTAGTGCTTTTTGCATTTTTATGTTTTTTTGCGCCATTAGAGGCAATTACTAAACAAGAGGATAACCCTCTTAAAGTAACACTAGATAATAAACTTATTTTTACTAATGGTAGTCAGAATATAATTATAAAGATATATTCACTTTCTGATAAATCCCTTAACTTTGTTAAATTTACATATAAAGGTAAAAATTATACGCTACCTCAAGTTGTATCAGCTGATGGAGCAAGATTTTCTGATGGACGGGATCTAAGTGTTTGGTTAGTTGGTAGGAAGTTGAATGTTATAAATAACATAGTAGGTGATAAAAATAATCAAACCTATCACTTAAAAGAAAGTTAA
- a CDS encoding DUF481 domain-containing protein codes for MRNTNVHKYIIILFAGLCFATPADAITKQEAQEKYLEYKKLAEKYKKLAEQSEPDNTTTKEQDNTTASTETKTEAKPKAKSTKPEQKVLKDSKKEDKKEESPWKGTSIGLGGSIVTGNSATTNINVGININYNPTEQWQNNLLFNYLYSHDDTVSDKSGVRVNRAQLSAKTSWDFDKVNGVYGNLNFLRDELDIFSYVLMESGGYKRVLYKNDNMSLNLTAGPSLTQNKLASTGQFSNGVGAQSGLQYVWNFTENSSFKEDFIVNYSYQNNNTINPNVFIYQSNSILSAKLYKNLSLQLQFQLNGTNVTQPGKQPITTITSTALAYEI; via the coding sequence ATGCGAAATACTAATGTCCATAAGTATATAATAATACTTTTTGCAGGACTGTGTTTTGCTACTCCAGCAGATGCTATTACTAAGCAAGAAGCCCAAGAGAAATATTTAGAATATAAGAAGCTAGCAGAAAAATATAAAAAGCTAGCAGAGCAATCAGAGCCTGATAATACAACCACAAAAGAACAAGATAATACTACTGCTTCTACTGAGACCAAAACAGAGGCTAAGCCAAAAGCTAAATCAACTAAACCAGAACAAAAAGTTTTGAAAGATAGTAAAAAAGAGGATAAAAAAGAAGAGAGTCCTTGGAAAGGTACATCTATAGGCTTAGGTGGAAGTATTGTCACAGGTAATAGTGCTACTACAAACATAAATGTTGGCATAAATATTAACTATAACCCAACTGAGCAGTGGCAAAATAATTTACTATTTAACTATTTATATAGTCATGATGATACTGTTTCTGATAAATCAGGAGTTAGAGTAAATAGGGCTCAATTAAGTGCTAAGACATCATGGGATTTTGATAAAGTTAATGGTGTATATGGTAACTTGAACTTCTTACGTGATGAGTTAGATATATTTAGTTATGTTCTTATGGAATCAGGAGGCTACAAAAGAGTTTTATATAAAAATGATAATATGTCCTTAAATCTAACAGCAGGGCCAAGTTTAACACAGAATAAACTTGCTAGCACAGGTCAGTTTTCTAACGGTGTTGGTGCACAATCAGGATTACAATATGTATGGAATTTTACAGAGAACTCAAGTTTTAAAGAGGATTTTATAGTTAACTATTCTTACCAAAATAATAACACTATTAATCCTAATGTTTTTATTTATCAAAGTAATTCTATATTATCAGCTAAGTTATATAAAAATTTGAGTCTTCAACTTCAATTTCAACTAAATGGTACTAATGTAACTCAACCCGGTAAGCAACCAATCACAACAATTACATCGACTGCTCTAGCATATGAAATATAA
- a CDS encoding lactoylglutathione lyase family protein, whose protein sequence is MQNPYPRNFSHIGISVPDLEAAVKFYTEVLGWYTIMKPTEIVEDDSAIGEMCTDVFGAGWGSFRIAHLSTGDRIGVELFEFKNQENPENNFEYWKTGIFHFCVQDPDVEGLAQKIVDAGGKRRMAKPRFYYPGEKPYRMIYMEDPFGNILEIYSHSYELHYSAGAYN, encoded by the coding sequence ATGCAAAACCCATACCCAAGAAATTTCTCACATATCGGAATATCTGTGCCTGATCTTGAAGCAGCTGTTAAATTTTATACTGAAGTTTTAGGTTGGTATACAATTATGAAACCTACTGAAATCGTTGAAGATGATAGTGCTATTGGAGAAATGTGTACTGATGTTTTTGGCGCAGGCTGGGGATCATTTAGAATAGCTCACCTATCTACCGGTGATCGTATTGGTGTTGAGCTATTTGAGTTTAAAAACCAAGAAAATCCAGAGAACAATTTTGAATACTGGAAAACGGGCATATTCCATTTCTGTGTCCAAGACCCTGATGTTGAAGGACTAGCTCAGAAAATAGTTGATGCTGGTGGTAAACGAAGAATGGCTAAACCTAGATTTTATTATCCTGGTGAAAAACCATATAGAATGATCTATATGGAAGATCCATTTGGAAATATTCTAGAAATCTATAGTCATAGCTATGAGTTACATTACTCTGCTGGCGCGTATAACTAG
- a CDS encoding LysR family transcriptional regulator — MINSKFLNTFLNLVEVGHYTKTAKLLNMTQSGVSQHIDKLEQSIGKTIINNTGKKFELTQAGHLLYKYAVDIRDREQELVSEIGHDYPYEGECKFGCSGSILIQIYKPFLEYQSKHQDLKISLESAPNKRVIDMLSSNDIEIGIVTNKQDSELFTELEVGVQELVVVTSKGQKKRSLEDIINTGFINHPDGLYYLEKIFKNNNKPYSSLKGVRETGYVNQLSQILLPVSLGLGFTILPRFTVENTEYFNKLRILDLETPTYESIYVLYKKYKDLPVRYNWFLDYLKSFLKK, encoded by the coding sequence ATGATTAACAGTAAGTTTCTCAATACTTTTTTAAATTTAGTTGAGGTTGGTCACTATACAAAGACTGCTAAGCTTCTAAATATGACTCAATCAGGAGTTAGCCAACATATAGACAAGCTCGAGCAAAGCATCGGAAAAACAATAATAAATAACACTGGTAAAAAGTTTGAGTTAACTCAAGCAGGTCATCTACTCTATAAATATGCTGTAGATATAAGAGATAGAGAACAAGAGTTAGTATCAGAGATAGGGCATGATTATCCTTATGAGGGAGAGTGTAAGTTTGGTTGTTCTGGAAGTATTTTAATACAGATATATAAGCCTTTTCTTGAATATCAATCTAAGCATCAAGATCTCAAAATATCTTTAGAGTCTGCACCAAATAAAAGGGTTATAGATATGCTTAGTTCTAATGATATCGAAATTGGTATAGTCACTAATAAACAAGACTCAGAACTCTTCACAGAACTAGAAGTAGGTGTTCAAGAGCTTGTGGTAGTGACTTCAAAAGGACAAAAAAAGAGATCTTTAGAAGATATTATAAATACAGGATTTATTAATCATCCAGATGGGTTATATTACCTTGAGAAAATATTTAAAAATAACAATAAACCTTATAGCAGTCTAAAAGGCGTTAGAGAGACTGGTTATGTTAATCAGCTTAGCCAAATTTTATTACCGGTGTCTCTAGGGTTAGGTTTTACAATATTGCCTAGGTTTACAGTAGAGAATACAGAATATTTTAATAAATTAAGGATTCTAGATTTAGAAACTCCAACATATGAGAGCATATATGTTTTATATAAAAAATATAAAGACCTACCTGTTAGATATAATTGGTTTTTAGATTATTTGAAGAGTTTTTTGAAAAAATAA